The genomic stretch TGCGACATGGCGACGACCTCGCGAACGGGCGAGCGCGACGGGACGGGAGGGGAGACGGCCACGTTGAAGCGTGGGGCAGCCGTTCGTCAAGCGACGGACGCTTCGCCCCCGTATAGTCGCCTTCCGCCGGGCACGATTTCGCACCCCCACCCCGCCTTGCGGGAGACCGATTCCGTATTTATTCGTACTTCCAGAGATAATACAGGAGCGAACATGGCACTCGGGGATCTGGAACAGTTGGTGATGCTGGCGCTGCTGCGCCTGGGCGAGGACGGCTTTGGCGCGGCGGTGCAGCGCGAGATCGCCGAGCGCTCCGGGCGCGACGTCACGTTAGGTGCCGTCTATACGGCGCTTGCCAGGCTGGAGGAGAAGGGCTTCGTGCGCTCGTACGTGGGCGACCCGCTCCCGCAGCGCGGCGGTCGCCGGCGGCGACACTACGAGGTCCGTCCCGAAGGGCGCGTGGCCATCGCCGAAGCCTGGCGCGCCATGAAGGCGCTCTCGCGCGGTCTCACCACGCAGCTCGATGGATGATGCCGGCCCCACCGCGTCTCGCCATCTGGCTCCTCGAGCGCCGCGTCCCCGCGCATGAGCGCGAGTACCTCGTGGGCGACCTGGTGGAGACCTTTCACGCCACGTGTGCAAACGCTGGCGTGCGCCAGGCGCAACGCCGCTTCTGGCGCGAGACGCTGGCCGCCTCGTTCCGCCGTCAGGACGACCCTAACGCGATCCCGTTCACGCGAGGCATCATGTCGGACATCGGTTTCCATCTTTCACTCGCCGCACGGCGCCTGCGCCGCTCACCGGGCTTCACCCTCACGGCGTCGCTGACACTCGCGCTGGGGGTGGGCGCGGCGTGCGCGATTGCAGCCATTGCGCGCCCGGCCTTGTGGGGGCCGCTCCCCTTCCGCGACGCCGATCGCATCGTCACGCTGCGTGAGGGGGGCCGGGGCGGGGCCGCCAGCCGCCTGGGGTTCCTGACCATGGCCGATCTTCGCGACAACACCCCCGCCCTTGCGGCGGTCGCGGCCGTCAGCGACTGGTCGCCGACCATGACGAGCGAAGGCGACGCCGTGCGACTGACGGGGCTCTCCGTCTCGGCGAACTTCCTTGACGTGATGGGGACGAGCGTGGCGCTCGGGCGCCCGTTTGCACCCGACGAAGACCGACCGAACACGAACAGGGTCGTCATCCTGTCGCACGGCATGTGGCAACACCGCTTTGGTGGCGACTCATCGATCGTGGGGCGCACCATCCGCCTTGGCGACGTCGAGCATCGCGTAGT from Gemmatimonadaceae bacterium encodes the following:
- a CDS encoding helix-turn-helix transcriptional regulator, whose protein sequence is MALGDLEQLVMLALLRLGEDGFGAAVQREIAERSGRDVTLGAVYTALARLEEKGFVRSYVGDPLPQRGGRRRRHYEVRPEGRVAIAEAWRAMKALSRGLTTQLDG